The sequence aattgtgtccccagaGTCACATCCTCAAGTCCCAACCCCCAGCACCTTggaatgtgactgcatttggagatagggcctttcaAGGGGGTGATTAAGTTAAGTCGAGGTCATATGGGTGGGCCCCAGGCCAGTGGgaccagtgtccttataagaagagattaggacacagacaagTCTCCACACAGACCGTGTGTGGCCACAGCGATCGGGGGCCATCTGCAGGCCAAGGAGAGAGACGTCAGGGGAAAGCAAACCTGCTGAcgccttgaccttggacttctggcctccagtgAGCCCGGTGGGACTCTCTGTggccctatgggctgtagcccaccaggctcctccgtccatgggctgtctcaggtaaggatactggagtgggtaagccagtcccttctccaggggatcctcctgaccccagGAGTCCAGTCCggtccccacattgcaggcggatggtTTACCGTGTGAGCTATCAGGGGAgtcctctggcctccagaactgcagaaaaagaaattcctgTTGTCGCGCGGCGGTACTCTGTCTCTGCCACCGAGGCCAACCAAGGTGCCCTCTCCCCCCCGTGCCCTGGCTGGTCTTGGCTCCTCCCACTGTCCCCACGCTCTCTCTTGAGTCCGCCTGGCACGCTGTCGCTCCCCGGCCTTGGCTCTGACTATTCCGTCTCTTACGCCCTTTCCCCGGGCCTGCCGCCTTCTCATCACTCGAGTGTCTGCTCACACGGCCCCCTTCACAGGGGTGCTCCCGGCTCATCGGGGCTGTCAACCACCTCTCCTGACAGACTGGCACCTCCACCAGGGCAGCGGCTGGTGCTCCGTGCCAGAGTGCCCCGCATACAGCACAAATGCAACGAGGGCCTGCTGAAGGCCGGGAGGCAGGCCCCTCCTGGCCCCACCTCCCCATCTTCCTAAACTCAGAGCACAAGGGGCTTGGGAGGCAGGGCCCGGCCTCCTGGTGCCGCCGGGTTCGTGGTCCAGCCCTGGGCACGGCCTGCCTGCAGGGTGCATGGGCTCGCTGCCTGCCTCCCACATCCTGGGCTTCCAGACAGCACCTGTGttcactcccctctttcctcATTTGCTTTTCAATGGCTCTTCCGGAGGCTCTGCAGTAGGTGGAACGCAGTCCCCCCCTCAAATTCATCTGTTAACTCCTAATCCACAATGTGATTGCATTAGGAGGGGGAATCTTTTGCAGGGTGAGCAGTCGTGAAGGTGGGGCTCTCGTGAATAAGGATAGTTGTTTTTAGTCGCTCagcctctttgggaccccgtggactgtagtcccccagtctcctctgtccatgggatttcccaggcaagaatactgggctagGTGGTCATTTCCTCCTGCATAACAGTGTAAATATTCTCATGTTTGACATCTGTCCATTTCCCTCTAGCTAAATTACATCTcgatagaaaaaaaacaaagcaaaaccttttttttttttttaagccaccacTCCCCTTGGCCACGTGCGGGACGGGTCTGGGGGTACTCATCTCCTAGGGCGCCGCCGTCGTGGGGGCCGCGAGAGGCTCCTTGCGCGGGCGCTGCCTGGTCCCCGCCCGGGACGTGTGGCCCCGGGAGCCGCGCCGGCCTCCCCAGTGTCCCCTTCCACCCGCCGGGGCTGGGAAGGGCCGGAAGCGGCGCCGGGTGGGCGAGGGCCATTGTCCGCACGTCCGCTCCGGCCCCGCCCCGCATTGTGCCGGGGGTGGGACCCTCCGCGGCCCGGGGCTGGGGGTCCCCCGGGTCGCGCAGTGGAGCCTCCCCTCGCCGGTGCCGCCCCCTCCTCGTTTGCAGGATGGAGGCCAGAGCCGGGGACCGAGCCCCGCGTACTCCTGGCTCCGGACTCTGGCCAGCACTCTGTCCCCAGAGACCAGGGTCACTCGGCTACCcgctcctcccttcccccttgggGCTTTGAGCCCCTCTGAAATCACAGAcgccggtgggggtggggggtggtggagggGACATTCCCTCGCCGACGGTCACGTGTCTGCAAAGCTGGGGAATCGAGGAGACGGGACAAACCCCGCTGTCCTCGCCAGCGCCCCCGCTTTGTACCCGGGGAACCAGAAGGTCGCGTCCGCAGGAGGCCCCCATTCCAGTGGGGGACGGGGGTAGAGGGGGCGCAGAGCATCCTTCAGACGACAAGTGACTGCGCGGTTGCACAAGCTGGGAGACCGGCGAGGGAAGGCTCAGCGAGAGGGGTGGTCGCCGGAGGCTCTGGGCAGGTGACGTCCTGGCAGAAAGCACGGGAGGAAGAGGCAGCCCCGGGCGGCAGCCGGGGCCGAGGGGCCGTGTGGACCGAGacccggggctgggggaggagcctggcgggaggGAGTGAAGTCAGAGAGCCGATCGTGGGTGCCCAGACTTAGGCTGCATCTGAGTCAGACTGGATGAAGAGACGGGCCAGCAGTTTGCTGAGAATAGAGAAGTCAGGAAGGCTTCGTTTCCAGCCATGCTCGACGACAACGTGCCCTCTCCCGGCCTCGCTTTCCCTGGTTGCAGAAAACATCCGGGTTGGAGGAAGCTCTAAAACTGACTCCCCTCCAACCAACATTACCGCGACCTCGCCTTGGTTGCACAAGAAAGGCGCTCGCAGTGGTCCACAGATGGCGGATGGACCTAGGAATGGAAAATCAAACCTGCCCAGCCAGGGATGACCTGGGCGGGAGTCTGATCCGCCGGGAGCCGCTGCGGGAGGCGGGGAGTTTAAACGTCTCCGCCAGGGAGGGTGCGTTTCCCGCAGTAGCCGCCAGGCGGCGACAGAGACCGGGCCTGCCGCGCCAGTCTTTTTATGAATCGTTTTCGAAGTTACAGAAAAATTCTGAGAACAGTACAGAGAACTCTACGACCCCTTTCTTAACTCACATTCATCAAGCCCCCCCACTATGCATATTCAAGTCCCCCTCTCCAAGCATCGGGACAGCAAATTACAGACATGTTGCCTCTTGAGCCCTAAGTCCTTCAGTGTGTGTTTCCCAAGAACAAGGACATTCTATTACACAACCGCAGGAGAGCTTTCAAGATCACGCAATGTAATGGTGATGCAAGACTGTTATGTACTCTgcaaaatattattcaaatattgCCAGTTGTCCCGACGAGGTCTTTTATAGCATTCCCGTACCCCACTCCCATTCCAAATTCCGGATCATATTTAGTTGTtcgtttttattttaaatgaaatgtattCACTAAGCCTTCTCAGGCTGAAGTATTTGGAAAAGATGCATGTGAAGAGTTCCAGCCTCACCCTCCTTAACCACATGGCCCCGGGGCAGGTCCCACTCAGGTCTTCTCTCCTGAAAGGAAGCAGATTCTGGGCAGGGTGTGTGGGAGAGGCGGAGCGGCCAGAGAACGCACTTACAGCCTGAGATGGATTCCCTTTTTCATTCTTCCTGGCCTGAACCGTTTCTCCGGGTCCTTTGGCCAAGGGCTGCTCTCCAGCCATCCACCACGGGTTTCCAATGACTCCTTGAGGAAACAGCTTCTCGCTTTGGGAAGCAAAGGCAAATGCCCCCAGCTGGCAAGCCAGGGGAAGTCCTGCGCTGGGTCTGGAGAGGAAGAAGGGCTGTGAGGGCTGCCAGTACTGGGAGATAAATCCTTTGGCAGGTCCAGTGGTTTCCATTTCTTGCTTGTGACAAAATGGCAGGAGGGCCCAATCCTTTTGTCAGCTAACAGAGAGTAATCATAATATCTTTaacttttattatgaaaaatggaAGCATGCACAAATAATAACAGGAACCCTCATTTACCAATCACCAAGTGGCAacataaaataattctttatGATGGATTACTACTGATTTCTGGCATAAAACGCAAAGGGAGTTAATTAACATTCCTCCAgtactccttccttccttttctgttccttatCTATGTGACAAGATTTCTGAGTGCTTATAGCtgtaaaaataagaatgaagaagAGGTGGAGCTGCAGAAATAAGTAATACTTCTCCACTGGTACACAAGCTGGGGGAAATCCagttaaatcattaaaaatgtcATGTGTAATAATCCTTTGTGTAATCAGTATCTCTCAAAACTTATAATATTTATAGTTTTGATCAATCACGTACTAGTATCTGTAGTCATACCTTTCCAGAATAACAGTTTACACTTAGTGACTTAGGATCACaggaaatttttaagaatttaaaaccAGTTTATATCCATAGTTGTTGTCACAGAGAAGATGGTGTGATCAATAGGCGACTTTCAGGCATGAGAATACGCTGttgaggacttcctggtggtccagtggttaagactctgcactcccaatgcaaggggcccaggttcaatccctggtcagggaaccagatcccacataccacagctaagacccagcaaagtcaaataaaaaaattttttaagtgtattgttgtttagtcgctaagtgatACCTGACCcttcgaccccatgggctgtagcccaccagggtcgtctgtccgtgggattctccaggcaagaacactggagtgggttgccatttccttctccaggggatcttcccgacccagggatcgaacctgcgtctcgtgtatcggcaggcggattctttaccactgagcctccaggggagcCCACAAGGATAAATTACGCTGGGCTAAAACTTTGTGAGAAGAGTGGAACTGAAGTCaagtttcagagagaaaaaaatggcatgAAACCTCATTAATACAGAGGAGCTTGCCTGTGGGCTGTTTACACGCATGCCGGTGGAGTCACTATGCTCTTCAGCTTCACGGGATGCATTACGCAGAGTGATCAAACAGTTCAAGCTTACAGTGTCAATATTTAAAATACCCCTGGAAGTACATCCTGTGCACCCACCTTGGCTTCGACATTGTCGACGTTGGTTTTGAACGTGTCAGAGGGTGCggtgttgctgaattctttcGCGGGGGCCGCCAGCTAGCCAGTTTGCAGTTCTCCGATGGGTGGGTCCAGGCAGCGGGCTCTGAAGTGTCAGGCCAGCCTCCCTGCAGATGCAGGCTCCTCTGGGTACTTGTCCCACGTCTGGGAGATGTCTACCTCACCGCTGTCTCACACCTGAGACCAGTGAGAGTCCCAGGTCTCAGAGCAGAGAGACCGGCCCCTCCCCAGGTCTGCTTGCAGTCCCAGCGGGGCCGACAGTCACGTAACTGCTCGACCACCACTCACAGTGTGATCGCGGAGCCCCGTTCCGCTGCCGCTGGGCCCCGGACATGGAGAAGGGACTGAAGACGGCCTCCTGGTCTGTCTGGGGGCTGCGGGGAGAGGGGCTGCTCAAGGAGGCCCTCTGAGAAGCGGGGCTCtctgaaggaagaagagaaactcCTAGCAGACAAGAGGGAGGACAGGGCAGAGACAACAGCACGTGCGAAGGGGCGGAGGCGACAGCACGCGTTTTGTCAGTGAGGCGAAGGGCGGCCAGGACACCGGCAGGGCCGGTGGGCTTTCACCGAGTATCTACTGCCTGTGGGCTGCTGATCTGGGTCCCTGGCGAGGTGACTCACGACGCCCTCctgggtttccatggtggctcagacagtgggaaaaaaaaaaatctgcctgcaatgcaggagacatgagttcgatccctgggtcgggaagatcccctggagaagggaatggcatcccacttcagtgttctttgcctggagaatcccatggacagaggagcctggcgggctacagtcccaagggtcgcagagaatcagacatgaatgagcacacaGGCAGTCTCTCGGGCAAGACCCcgacctctctgacctcatcagCAGAATACACCGTTCACACGACACTGCGCCATATGAAATGGTCACTTTTATAGCTCAAAAAACAGTTGGGTGTTGGAATTTCCACACAGTTCCTCCTTAGATTGGGCCCCCAAAGTGTGCCTAGTTAAGAGGAgcataagtgaagtcgctcagtcgtgtccgactctttgcaaccccatggactgtagcctaccaagctcctccgtccgtgggattctccaggcaagaatactggaatgggtcggcattcccgtctccaggagatcttcccaacccagggatcgaaccccggtctcccgcattgcaggcagacgccttaccatctgaaccaccagggaagttcaagcgGAGCATAGGTATGTCTTATACACGTGAACCCCGGCGAGGACCCCATGGCCGGCTGCAGAGCTGGGCCGGGGCCCGGGGTGCTGGGCTGTGCCCGTCTCACCTCTTTGCCTGTGTGGACTTGCTCCCGCCGACAACTCTCACAGACTTCATACTCACCCGCTTCCACAACCCGGGAACTAGAACTGACCCTCCCGGTCCCTCGCGTGGCTGTGACGATGGGCCACTACTGTGCAGACGGCACGGCTGAAGTGCGGGGCCGTGTGGTCCTGgaagggaggaggctggcagactgTCTCTTACGAGTCCACCGTCACGTGCATCTCCGGGCTGCGGATGATGAAACCCAACTCAAACTAGCTTCAGCGAGAAAGGGAACTTACTGGTTCATgagagcttccccggtggcactaatcgtaaagaacccgcctggcaagagatccaggttcgatccctgggtcgggaagatcccctggagaagggcatggctacccactccagtactcttgcctggagaatcccatggacagaggagcctggtgggctgcagcccactgggTCGCAGACAGTTGGACACGACGCGCTTGTGAGCACGCAGGCACTGGCTCCTGAACTGGGAGCTTCTAGAACTGAAACTGGCTTCAGGCATGGCTGCATCCAGGAGTCAAACTCGTCTGGCAGGAACCTGTTTCTCTCGTCCCTGTCTTGGccttgcctccctccctcttggCCTCGGGCTGTGTTCCTGGCAGCCCTGGGCACACAGGGTCCCTCTCGGTAACAAAGGGAAGAGTTCCTCTTTCCCAACTCAGCCAGCAAGAGCCTCCGGACCGACGCTGACTGCCCTGCCTGGAATTACTCGTCCGTCTCCTGAGCCAGGATTGTGGGATTACTTCGCCTGAATGGTGGCGAGAAGGAATGGAGGAGGGTGTTTCCTGACCTAGGGCTCGGTTACCGGAGGAAGCCATTCGGTGTGGCAAAAACCACACGTAAACTGAAGATGCCATTCAGTGAGGGGGCTGCTGTAACGGAGAGGCTGGCAAAGCTGTCGTCCCCCGAGTGTGCGTGGGGGAAGTCAGGGCAGGCTCCACAGGGGACAGGCTGCTCGCGTCCCCAGAAGGTCACACACAGAATTGCCACATGAGCCGGCAAGGTCGCTCGTAGGCGTACACCCCGAGAGAACTGAAAGGGGTTCTTTCAGCGCATGTGGCCCTGCGCCCATGGCCGCAGGATGTCTATGTAACATATAGCACCCAGACGGGGGAAACGGTCCCAACGGCCACCAGCCGGGGACGTGCGGCCTGCCTCTACGATAGGGTCTGGTGCCGCCGTGGGGG is a genomic window of Cervus canadensis isolate Bull #8, Minnesota chromosome 22, ASM1932006v1, whole genome shotgun sequence containing:
- the LOC122424884 gene encoding uncharacterized protein LOC122424884, with protein sequence MSKPRPSAGLPLACQLGAFAFASQSEKLFPQGVIGNPWWMAGEQPLAKGPGETVQARKNEKGNPSQAFWRPEDSPDSSHGKPSACNVGTGLDSWGQEDPLEKGLAYPLQYPYLRQPMDGGAWWATAHRATESPTGLTGGQKSKVKASAGLLSPDVSLLGLQMAPDRCGHTRSVWRLVCVLISSYKDTGPTGLGPTHMTST